The Acidimicrobiales bacterium genomic sequence CCACGTCCTGGGCGAAATCGCATTCCCCGCCGAGGTCGCGCATCCGGTCGATGAACAGATCAGCGAGAGCGTCGATGCGCGACTGCCGGTGCTTGACGGCGGCCGGCTTGAACCAGTCATTCGTGACCTTGCGGTGATCGCCATGCTCTTTTCCGTCCAGATGCACCAGCGTCCTGGGGGCCGGTATGCCGGCCGCGAGCATCCGTGTCCAGTCCTCCTCCGGTCCGAGGACCGAGCGGCTCGTATTGAGCCACCGCTGGTTGTCCCTCGCCACCGAGAGGATGTCATCGTGGCGGGTGAGCACCCAGAAGGGCTCGAAGCCGTCCAGCTCGACCGGCAGTACCCGATTGGCCTTGCGGATCTGGGCCACTTCCTCGTGCCAGGCGTCCATGTCGGCCCACCTGTGCGGCATGGCAAACAGGCCTCCGATGTGCTCGCCGACCGCTGTGCTCCTCGTTGAGGTCATCCGTCCCTCCGTCCGAACGAGGCTGGAGCCTAGGTGGGCGATACCAAACTCTATGGTATGGCAGCGCTGGCAAGTCGCGTCGGACGCTCGCTGTGGCATCAATGAATGCGGTCGTCACAGCCGCTGCAGCACTTCTCCTGCGGATAGCCAACCGGGTGAGCGGGACTCTCGTGCCGTCTCGTTGGCGAGCGACTGGAGTAACTCGTTCACCGGCGTCGGTAGACCCATCGAGCGACCCTGGAGCACTATCTCGCCGTTCAGGTAGTCGCTCTCCACGCGGCCCACTCCGCGGACGACGCTCTGCCATGTCGACCCGGCGGCCCGCGAGCGCCCCTCGATCTCGCTCACTTGCCACCGTTCCCAGCGCCTGTGGAC encodes the following:
- a CDS encoding ketopantoate reductase C-terminal domain-containing protein, whose translation is VHRRWERWQVSEIEGRSRAAGSTWQSVVRGVGRVESDYLNGEIVLQGRSMGLPTPVNELLQSLANETARESRSPGWLSAGEVLQRL